The Terriglobus roseus region CGAGGGCGCACAAATCCTAGGGTGTCGGAATGGATAGAACAAACTTTCGATGAATCGGCCCGGATTTAAAGGTAGATTGAATCATCACCAGAAGTCGTTTGCAGGTTGGGCTGAATGAAGGCAGTACAGGGCGAGATTACGCAACTGCTCATCAAGTGGAAAGATGGCGAACCTCAGGCATTTGAAGAGTTGATGCCGCTGGTTTATCCGCACCTCCGAGAAGTCGCGGCGGCTTATATTCGGCGCGAACGGACACCTGGATTGATGCAGGCGACAGCGCTGGTTCACGAGCTCTATTTGAGGTTGTTGAGTGAGAATCGGGCGGCGTTGGAAGACCGTGTGCATTTCTACACGTTTTCCGCCAAGGTTATGCGCCTCATTCTGATTGACCATGCCAGAGGTAACAAAGCTCAACGTCGCGGAGGTGGTCTGCAACATGTGCCATTGAGTGATGACATGCTCTGGGTGGATGTCGGTAGTCCAGAGATTCTCCAACTCTCCATCGCGTTAGAGGAACTGCAGCTGGTGGATGCTTACAAAGTACAGCTCGTCGAGTTGCGGTTCTTTCTCGGTTGCACAGCAGAAGAGACGGCAAGCTTGTTGCAGGTGTCAAAGGCGACGGTTGATCGCGATCTGCGCTTTGTGAAGGCATGGTTGTATCGCCGTCTATATCCGGAGAACGTAACGGCCCCAGTCTCGAAGTGATTCACTGTTGTACCGTTTTACGCAGACTGCAATGTAGAGCTTGTAGAAAATGCTTCACATAAGAGGCCAATGGATAATTCTGCCGAGTGGTTGCTGCGCACGGAAACGATCTTCCACGAAATCATCGGAATTGGCGAGCCAGAACGTAGCACTGTTCTTGAGGAGCGCTGCGGCGACGATGCCGCCCTGCTTAAAGAAATACGCTCGTTGGTGATCGCCTACGAGGCAGAAGAGTGCTACCAGAGAGAGGCTGCTGAGGCAGAACAACCGGTCGCAGGTGAGCCGCACAGAATTGGCCCATACGCCATGGATAAGCTCCTGGGTCGAGGCGGCATGGGTGCCGTGTATCTGGCTCATCGGGTAGATGGCCAGTTCCAGCAACAAGTCGCTATCAAGATAATCGACTTGCCCCTTGCAACCGATCTCTTCCGCGACAGATTTCGCACGGAACGCCAGATACTTGCTGGCCTGTCCCACCCGTATATTGCGCGCTTGCTGGATGGAGGCGTGAGTCCGGATGGTGAGCTGTACCTTGCGATGGAGTACATCGAAGGCGTTTCGATCACGCAATACTGCGAAGCGCATTCGCTGAACGTCAGTCAAAGACTCGCGCTGTTTCACAAGGTCTGCGAGGCGGTTCAGTACGCGCATCAGAACCTGATTGTGCATCGCGACCTGAAACCAGACAACATCCTGGTGGACGCTGATGGCCACCCGCATCTGCTGGATTTCGGCACGGCCAAGATCCTGACGCCATTGGCGAACACTGAGAGAGATCTGACGCAGGCCGGATTTCAGACGTTTACCCCGCGCTACGCCAGCCCGGAGCAGGTGCTGGGACAACCCATCACGATTGCTTCCGACATCTATTCTCTTGGTGTTCTACTTTACATTCTGCTCACCGGCGTTCCTCCCTATGAACTAAATGAATTCAGCACGGAAGAGATGGTGCGAGTGATCTGTGGGCATGAGCCACGGAGGCCCAGCGCGGTCGGCACTTTGGGCAAGCTCGATGCGGATGTAGACAGTATCGTCTTGAAGGCGCTGCGCAAGGAACCACAAGAACGCTATGCGACGGTGGACCAGATGGCCGCGGATGTGCAGGCGTATCTGGAACAAAGACCTGTCCAGGCTCGACGTGGAAACAGAAGCTATCTTGTAGGTAAGTTCGTCCGTCGCAATAAGCTTGCAATTGGAGCGGCCAGTCTGCTGTTTGCTAGCGTGATCGCGGGCGTTGCGGGAGTGGCATGGCAGTCTCGCAACGCCAATATGCAACGCCGCAAGGCAGAATCTCGATCTGAGGATCTGCGCCAGCTCAGCGCCAGTCTCTTGTCTGAATTGGATGATGCAATCAAGGAACTGCCAGGATCAACGTCCGCACAAAAGCTGCTGGTAACACGTGTGTTGGAGCATCTTGATCGTATGTCAGCGGATGGCGCCGACGACCAGTTGACGCAGCTCGATGTGGCAGATGGCTACACGAGGATCGGCAATCTACAGGGCAATCAGTATGACCAGAACATCGGCGATGCCGTAGGTGGCCTTGCAAGTCTTGATAAGGCCGTGGTGATTACGGAAAAGCTCAAGACGTTGCATCCCAATGATCCGGCTGTGCAGCATGCCTACGGATTGGCAGAGCAGTCACGAGGAGAGGTCCTGTTCGGTATGGGACGTCTTAAGGAATCAGTTGAGTCCCTACGTCGTGCCAGCACGACCTTTGGCGATCTGGCGCTTGCACCCAAAGCGACATCGTTGCAGATGAGCGAAGCTGCGACTGCTTATGGTGGGTTGGGAGACGTGTTGGGACAAACAGGGCGCTTAAGTCTGGGAGATTCACAGGGTGCTCGGGACGCCTATCGTGCTTCGCTTCGCTTTCAACAGAGCGCTCTTCAGGCTGATCCGCACTCTGCGCGTGCGCGACGCAGCCTTCCCATTTCGATGATGAAGATTGGCAACACAGAATTTGACCGCGATCCGTGGGTAGCCAAGGAGCAATACCAAGCCAGCCTGCAGGCAATGGAGAACTATCCTGCCGAGTTGAAAAAGGGGTTTGCCTACACGCGTACGTACGGAGGAATCGCACGCAAGTATGCAGCGGCACAGGCGGAAACCGGCGACTATGCTGGCTCTATCAAGACAATCGAAACATACCGGCCCGCGATGGCTGCGTACGTTAAGGCCGACCCGACAGATGATCGAGCCCTGGCGGACCTGAATGCCTTCATGGAAAATGAAGCCGGTTCCTACGAATCGCTGATGAATCCGTTGCTCAATCCGGTCGATGCAAATCGCCCAGAGTATCGAGCACATGCGATTGCTCTATTGGAACAAACGGATGTGAACTACTCGATTTTGATGAAGCGGAACCCGCATGACGAAACATCGAAGGGAGCTCAGGCAGATGTCCAAGTGCGCCTCGGCGTGCTGGAGCAGGCAAATGGACAGCGGGCGCAAGGGGCAGCCAAAGTAGAGCAAGGCCTGGGAACATTGCATGAGTTGGTGCAGCCTGCCAACGCTCCTGTGTTCCTTCTGGATCAGATTTCTACGGATCTGCTTCGGATCAAGCCCCTTTCACAACCAGATCCGCAGGCGGAGATTCAGTACGCGCTGCGAGCCGTTGCACTGAACGGGCAGAAGCCGATATATCGTCTCACTCTGGCGCAGTCCTATCGCTCTGTCGGCGATGTGGACAAGGCACATGACGCTGCTCGGGCAGGTTTGTCACTGCTCGCTCCGGCACGCCCAGGCGAAGGAACGACGCGCACCCGGCGTCTTCTGGAAGCTGAATTGAAGTAGCCAGTCTCAACGGGAAAATAATCTCGAAAAAATTCGAAAGCGGTGAGTCATTGTTTGGCTTGCTTCCGCACCTCTCAGTAGCCGACGCATAGCAGTTTCTGCAAGAGCGGCGAGAACTCCAAGAGGTGCTCCATGCTTTCTGCCCGGGTCCGTCCCACTTTCCATGCCATCGTTCTCTCAATTGGTCTTCTCATCAGCCTCTTTGTGCTGAGCCTGCCGGCGTATGCACAGCCGAAGTTGACCACGCTTTCTTCCAATCTGAACGACACCTGGGAAGGTGCTATTCAGGCCAGCGATGGCAACTTCTACACCACGTCCATCATCACCATGCGGGTCTCAACGCCCTATTCCTGCGAAGACAATCCTGCCGACACCTGCAGCTACATCACCAAGATCAAGCCCGATGGCACAGCCACCATCTTCCACACCTTTCATGAGGTAGACGGCCAGAACAACGTAGACGGCATGTCGCCGAACCCCATCATTGAAGCCAGCGATGGCAACTTCTATGGCTCTGCGCTGATCGGCGGCGCTGGAGGCATCGGCACGATCTTCAAGATCACTCCTGCAGGAACCTTCAGCGTGATCTTTACGTTTACTCACGCGTATACGAACGGTATTGAAACCAGCCTTCCGTATGGGGGTTATCCTGGTCCGCTCGTCGAAGGCAGTGACGGTTTCCTTTATGGCACAACGCAAATTGGTGGCCCGGTCGGCACTGACTACGGAACGATCTTTAAGGTAAGCAAGACGGGCGCAATGACCGTTCTTCATGAGTTTCCGGGCTCCCGAGTAGGCGATGCCCGCAATTTCCCTGACGGCCTGCTTCCCATCTCGCTCATCCAGGGCGCGGACGGAAACTTCTACGGCACCACACTGCAGTCTCCCCAGGATTCCAAAGGAAACTTCCTCGGTCTGGGTACTATATTCTCCATCTCCTCCACAGGATCCTTCACCACTCTGCACAACCTGGCCATTGATGGCAGCGAGGGGACACAGCCCTTCGGCCCACTCACACAAGGCCCTGATGGCAGTTTTTACGGAACGAATAAGGCCTTCGGGTATACCGGTACGCCCGATGCCCAACTCCCTGCACCGCTTGATACCTACAAAACCAACGGCAACTTTTACAAGATCTCCAACACCGGCAATTTTCAGGTTCTGTACAACTTCACCGGTCAGGCTGACGGTCGAGACCCCAGCCCTTACCTCACCCTGGGTAGCGACGGAAACTTTTATGGCGCTACGCGCTATGCGGGCAGCAACACTGGCTGCGCCCCCTTCTCTGGTTGTGGCGTTCTGTTCCAGATGCAGCCTTCCGGTACGGAAACCGTGCTCTACAGCTTCCTCGGCACGAAGGACTCCGGCATCCCCTACGGTCCACTCGTACAAGCGAACGACGGCAGCTTCTATGGCACCAACGAACTCGGTCTCACCGGAACAGAGAACTACGTCCCTGGCTCGTTTTTCAATCTCGCTCTCAAGCCTGCTCTGAAGGGGCCCATCCAGATCACCTTCTCGCCCACCACTGTCAACGCGAATCAACCCGTCACCTTGAAGTGGTCGGTATCAAACGCCTACTCAACGACAGCTCAACAGTGCCACGCCTCAGTGCTCGGTATGCCTGCCGGGTCCGGCGCATGGAGTGGACCGCAGTATGGTGCAGCCACCAGCTCAGGCTTCGGTGGCAGTGCAACCCTCACCCCCACCCAGGAAGGCACGTATACCTATGTGCTCAACTGCGGTGGAACAGAAACGGGAACAGGAACGCTCGTCGTTGGCAATCTGCTCACGGTGCAGACGACGTCCTTACCCAGCGCGACTGTTGGCAATGCATACTCGCAGGCTCTTGCAGCTACAGGTGGAACACCGCCCTACACCTGGTCGCAACTCTCCGGCGTGATTCCTTCCGGTCTCTCCTTTGATCCCACGACCGGCGTTGTCTCCGGCACACCGGATCAGTTTGTTGACGCAAGCCTTTCGTTTCAGGTCAAAGACTCTGCATCCCAGCCCAACACGGCAAATGGCATCGTCACACTCTCGGTAAAGTCCGGACTCATCATTAACACCATCTCGCTACCCAAGGCTACGGTGGGCGTCAAGTACACGCAGGCCCTTTCAGCGTCCGGCGGTAAGGCTCCCTATAGCTGGTCGTTGCTGTCCGGCAAGCTGCCTGACGGTATCGTCTTCTCTCCCTCCAGCGGCGTCTTTTCCGGAACACCCACCACACCCGCCGCTGCTGGCTTCTCCGTTCAGGTCAAGGATTCCGAGGGCACACCCGCAATCGTCTCTGGCTCCGTCAGCCTCGATATCGTTCCACCCACCCTCGCCATCACCACGACGACCGTCCCCACCGCACAGGTCGGCAAGAATTACTCCGTTGTTCTAGGGACGACCGGCGGTACCGCCCCTTTCACCTGGAGCCTGACCAGCGGTACGCTGCCCAAAGGCATCGCTCTGAACGCTGCAAGCGGCATTCTAAGCGGTACGCCGCAACAGTTCGGCAACGCTACGATCTCGGTTAAAGTCACTGACTCCAGCACACCGCAGATGACTGACTCTGCAACTTACCCTCTCACAGTCATCTCAGGACTCGACATCACCGATACGACTGTTGGGGACGGAAAGGTGGGTACGCAGTACTCCGCGGGCCTGACGCCCACCGGTGGCACCCAGCCCTATAAATGGTCAATCATTAATGGCGCGCTTCCGGCAGGCCTTACTCTGAATGCCGACAGCGGCGTTATCTCCGGCACACCCACAACGCAACAGGTCTCCACCTTCACCATCCAAATCCTCGACAACGAAGGCACGCCAGCAGCTACGACCAAGACTTTCAACATCAATATTGCAGCGGCTGCACTGGCCGTCAGCACAACCACGCTCAGTTCTTCTGCGGTCTCTACAGCGGTTGGGCAAAGCGTTACTTTTACCGCTACGGTAAGCGCAACAACCGGCGTGCCCAATGGAGTGGTGACCTTCTACAACGGCAGCACACCTCTCGGCACAGGCAATCTGAACAACTCTGGCGTTGCCACCTTCACCACTACATTTACCAGCGCAGGCATCTTTCCTATCACCGCGGTCTACGCGGGAAATGGAACCTCAACGGGTAGTACTTCGGCAGTGTTATCAGAGACTGTCGTCGCCGTTGGCATCTCCGCTGCGTTCAGCCCTGACAGCCTGACAATCACCAGCGGAAGCTCAGGGACGCTCACCCTTACGCTTACACCTACAGGTGGTTACACCGGAACGGTGACCTTCTCCTGCGGCACGCTACCTGCACACGTCACCTGCTCCTTCGCTCCACCATCGGTGACCATAACGTCCAGCACGACAACTGCAACTGACACACTCACCATCAACACAGCATCAACTGCAACAACGGCAATGCTGGATCCCACCACGGGCCATCGAGGATCACGAGGAAGCAGTCTCCTCGCGCTAGCGCTGCTCTTGCCGTGCTCCATGTTTGCGCTCTTAAGGCCACGGACACGACGTCTGCTTCCGCGCCTGTTGATGCTGGCCGTTGTTTGCTGCGGGTTTGTTGCAATGACGGGGTTGTCCGGTTGCGGTTCAACCAGCCCTAATGCAAGCCCCGGAACATACACGGTTCCTGTGACGCTCACTTTGTCTAGTGCTTCCACTCAGACGATCAACGCCACCATCGTAGTGAAGTAAATCATTAGATACGAGTTGGCAGAACGGCTTCCGTTCTGCCAACTCGCTACCGCCAACCAAGCAAATAGGGCGGAACTTGCATCATGAATAAACGCCGACCGCAACGGGAAAGTCTCCCAAAGAGCCTTTGAGACAAGCGGAGCGAAATTTCATAAGGTTTATTATTCGATAGTGGACGCAGTAGGAATCGAATCAAAAAGATAGCGTACTTTCAACAACATACAGGGCAGCGGATGACACCCTAGACCAGAGCGTGCGGTACCGTTGCTTGCGGCGGACTTCATGCCACCGCGTATCCCGGACATTGCTTTCGAACGTATTGAAGTGCCTGCGCGTACTGAACAGCTCGCATCAACGATTCGGATCGACGCTCCGGCCGAAGTCACCGACGCCAGATGATCACACTTGGCGTTCAACAGAAGAAGCGTTCGATCCGAGGCACCGTGAGCGATTCCATCTCGGAAGCAAGGGATCAGGCCAAGAGCCAGCTCAAAGACCACCACTATGTCGACGTCGTAGAGAAATGGGCGATCAATTGCCCTACCATCCGCAGTTTCTATGGCGAAACACGCACTTCAACGCACCGCTGAGCCAGGACTCCTCCGCACCGGATGTCGTTCGACCTACGTACGACGTAGAGAAGCTGCACGGCATGCTGCCTGAGGGCACACTCCGGGCGAGTTTGATGACCTCGTTGTCCTCGGGTCGCGACCATCGTGGAGACGTAGTCGATGGTGTGATCACGCGGCCGTTTTTCTCTGCAGACAAAACTAAACTGATCGTGCCGGAAGGAGCGGTGCTGCACGGAAGGTGGTTCGTGCGAAGTCCGCGCGATGGTTTGGTCGCAATGGAAGTTTGCGTTTTACGTTCGCCTCTGTGGACATACCTGCTGCTGTGACCTCTAACGAAAACGCCGGATCCGCGCCGCAAGCGTTGGAGGTGCACGGACGGTTATCCGCTGCGGAGCCTTCGGAAGGCGAACACGTCACGATGGATGAGGAAGGACAGATCAAGGCCAGCGATGGTCCAGCCAAGTATGCCGAGTCACTGATCCTTGGCGCACTTGCGATCGCATCAGCCCCTGACGACCACGATCAAGGAACAAATGCTGGAATAGGCTCGTCGACTGTTGCTTCCAACGGATTTGGTCTCATTGCGCGCGTCGTCTCGCTTACGACATGCGACCGAAACATCGTCCAAGGATTTGCCTATTATGCGCTGGCAATCTGTCTACTTTCACTTCATTGCGCGCGGCCACCAGACCACGTTCCCACGTGGTACCGAGATTGAGGTTGCTTTGAGTAAGAGATAGGACGGAGCATTGCCATGAGATCTCCAGAATGAAACGCGAAACTCATCGCAAGCAGTTCCCGTTGGAGGATCCTATGAAGAAACTCGTCGTTCCCACCGTACTGATGCTGGCCAGCAGTGTTGCCTGCTACGCCGATGCGGACAAAAAGATCACGGAGGCGCAATTACCGGCTGCGGTTCGCGCCACAGCGCAGCGCGAAACCTCGGGCGCTATGGTGAAGGGCTATCTTACCGAAATAGAACGTGGCGCTCGAGTGTACGAAGTCGAGACCATGGTGTCGGGACATTCACGCGATCTGCAGATCAGCGCGGACGGAACATTAACAGAAGTCGAAGAAGAGGTTCCTTTCGACAGACTGAGTGCGAGTGTGAAGGCCGGACTGATGGCCAAGGCAAAAGATGCCAAGATCGTCAAAGTGGAGTCCCTGACAAAACGTGGCAAATTGGTTGCCTATGAAGGCTCGACGGTGAAGGGATCACATCATGGAGAGGTTCAGGTTGGCCCGGATGGCCAGCCCCTTAGCCACGAAGAATAGTGAATAGAGCAGGGGGGCTGTGGAGAGTTCCCATCTCTACACAGCCGCTTGATTCTCTTAGATCAGTGCGTCTCGTCATCGAGCCATCCGTCGAAGGTCTTTTCTCTAAAGCAATCAGTTGGTTCGCGTCGAACGCGAGGCTCCAAACCGGCTTTGTAGCCCCACGCATCGTTTGCTTGAATCCTCGATTGAGATCAACTCTAATTTCTGCGACGATCCTGCAAACGATGTATGGCTGACTTTAGCTTGAGAAGAATTCTCACCTGCAACGATCCGACACGAACGTTACGTTCGACACGATGTACTGGGTTATCGTTCAACAACCATCAGGGTGAATGTATCCGGTAACACTGGGCCTCTCTTGCCCCCCGCGGTCATGGGGCCAAACTTTGCCGACACCAAATAAACACGATGCTTCACTGGATCGACGCCAAGATTTCTGGAGCCGACCGGCGTCACAACACTTTGCACAGCGTGATAGGTATCTGGGCCATCCTGATGAAACACCGACAGAGTGCCGTCCGCATTGGACATGAAAATATCGCCTAAAGCCGGATCAAAACCACCACCATCAACTCCTTTTTCAATCGGCAAAGTCGTTATAACCTTCCCGGCAACGTAGTCAGACACAGCCATGACGCCGCTACGGCATCCGCTGAAAAGCCGATGATGTTTCGTATCGATCGCCATGGATACCGGGAGCTTGCATGTCCCCGTTGACCAGCGGCGCGTCACAGCCAGCTTGGCCGTGTCGACCTCTGCGATTTCGTTCTTATCCTCCAGGTTGACGTAGAGTTTGCCGTCTCCTGCGGCCGCACCGTACTCAGGCTTGCCACCAAGGGGTAGATTTTTTATAAGTGTTCCTTGCTTCGCGTCTATCACAGTCGTAGAATTCGCGTCGCCATTCAGGCTGAAGACTCGGCCAGAGACGTTGTCATACACAATCGCATCGGCATCGTCTGCAGCTGGAATCCGTTTCAGAATTGCGAGCGTTTTTGTGTCGAACATAACGACCGACTTGTCTTCACTGGACGTGAGGAAGCCGTGTCCCGTACCGGTTGCAATCGCCGTGCCGTGCGCTCCATGAATCTCTTTGATCTCGGCAGTGAGCTTGCCTGTCTCCTCGTCGACAACCATCACGCGATCCTCTCGCGCGATAAAGAGGCGATGACTCGAAGGATCAGGGATGATGTAGTCCCAACCACCAGTTCCACCCAGCACGTACGTATGACTCACATGGTAAGACGCGGGAGACTGCGCCAACAGACTTGCAGTCGTAGTCAGAATTGCGGCGAACAAGGGCATGGCACGCATCGGTGATTTACCTTCCAGATTATCTGCGCAGATCGTTCTGCGAATCATATGGTGGAGGTTACTCCTAAACGCTTAATGCATCCTTAAGGCATCGATTCTGCACCGGCCCGCAAACGTTCTTAAGACACCGTTAAGGTCGGGCGAGCGACTCTATCTTTGCTACGGCCTGCACGATGGATAGAAAGCGCCGTCCCCAGACAATCACCAGAATTCCGAGATACGGTCAAACTCAAATGTTGATTATGGTCGCCGAAGACGAAGAGGAACTCGCGCTGGTTCTGCGTCGGGGACTAACCGAACACAATCACACGGTAGCGTTGGCGATGGATGGTGAAGAGGCACTTCATTTGGCAGAAGTCCATGCTTATGACGCATTGATTCTCGATATCATGATGCCGATCCGCAACGGGCTGGAAGTGGCACGATCGCTTCGCCGCAAGATGATCGACACACCGATCCTCATGCTCACGGCAAGAGACAGCAACGAAGACATCGTTATGGGTCTGGACGCGGGCGCCGATGACTATCTGGTGAAACCATTTTCCATGAAGGTTCTGTTGGCTAGGCTTCGCGCCCTTTCCCGACGATCCGTGCAACCGCCCACAGATGTGTTAAGAGTGAGTGATCTCTCACTTGATCCGATTGCACATCACGTCATCAGCGGGGGGCATGCTGTCAGCATCACGCCTACGGAATATCGCATTCTGGAACACCTGATGCGTCGTGCGGGGCGCGTCGCCTCACGCGATTCCATCATCGACAGCGCCTGGGGTCCCGCGGAAGAGGTCGAATACAACACCGTAGACTCATACATCAAATCGCTTCGAGACAAGCTTGAACGTAACGGGCAGCAGCGTGTGATTCATACCGTGCGCGGTTACGGGTATGTGGTTCGGGAATGCGCGTGAAGAATTTCGCATTTCCGCGAACGCTGCGATTCCGTATCACTTTGTTAACCGCGCTATTACTTCTGGTCACATTTGCGTTGACCAGTGTATTTGTTCTGTACTCCGTGCGACACGCCTACGAAGAGACGGTGGACCTTGAACTTCGAGCACGATTTCAGGCGGCAAAAGAGACTCTTTCAGAAACGAAGACAAGAGTGGACTGGGCCGAGGTTCTAGAAGATCAGGAAGCACTGGGTCCAGCCGGCGCCTGGATGCAGATTAGCGATTCCAAGGGTCAGTTTCTCTATCGTTCCGACGCGCTTCGAGCCCTTCCTCCTCCGCAGCAGCAAAGTAAGTTTTCGGACAATGGTTCGCTGAGGACGGTTCGCATCAACCATCGATTGATGCGAGTCCTGACAGGTCCATTTGATGAAGCGATTGTGCAGATCGCGCTGCCGTTGAATGAGTTCTCGGAAATGGTGGAGAAGCTTGAATGGATGTTTATAACGACACTGCCTTTGATCCTGAGCCTGGCCATTCTCGGAGGGCATTGGTTAGGCGGACGCTCTCTTAAGCCAGTTGAAGATTTCGAAGCGACACTCGCGCGCATTACAACCTCAAACCTGTCGGAACGCTTGATTGTAGATGGTGCGGGAGATGAGCTAGAGCGCCTCGCAGCGACGGCGAACGAAATGTTGACTCGGTTGGAGGCTTCGTTCGACACCATCGCTCGTTTCACTGCCGATGCGTCGCATGAACTTAGAACGCCCGTTGCAATTGTCCAAACCACCGGCGAAGTCATCCTTATGGCCGACCGCACACCAGATGAACATCAGCAAGCTTGGCGAACGGTGTTGATGCAAACGGATCGCATGGGGCGCTTGATCGAGGATCTGCTCGTGCTTGCGCGCACGGATTGCAGAGAGCCCGAGACCTCATTTGAACCATTGGACCTGGGCACCTGCATAGCAGACGCAATACGTGACGTCCGTATTCTTGCGGAAACCGCTGAGATCACACTGACAGCAACATTGGTTACGCCATGCATTGTCATAGGAGACACTGACGCACTTCGTCGCGTGTTTCTGATCATCCTTGAAAACGCAGTCAAATACACGCCTGCTGGTGGCACAATCGAAGTTTCGATGAAGTGCAATCGCCGAGGTATCCAGGAGACAGCGATAGTTTCCATTCGGGATACTGGCATCGGTATCCACGAACAAGATCTTCCGCGTATTTTTGAGCGCTTTTACAGAGTATCGAGAGACCGTTCGCGTCGCACCGGAGGTGCCGGGCTTGGGCTCTCGATCGCGCAATCATTCATCCTGCGTCACAACGGAACCATTTCCGTTACCAGTGTCCCATTGCAGGGTTCTGTATTCGATATCGAATTGCCTCTAAGCAACAGTGCCGTCTTCACCGAATCTCCAGAATGAAACGCGAAACTAAACGCTATGCGCGTTTCAACACAACTTCTGGCATGGAGCCTTACTCTTCCCGTAATCTGCTCCGTCAGTGCACAACAAGCTGTTTCATTCCATGGCTCTGTTGTTGATTCCACCGATGCTGTGATTCCTGGTGCGACGATTCAAATCCTTGACGCTTCAGACAAGATCGTCGCTGAGACACACTCAGACTCTGCCGGCCATTTCGTGTTCCGTTCCTTGCCCTCTGGACGATACGACCTATCAGTTCCCGCATACAACACATTTGCCGCACTACGCACGCACCTGCGACTCGACGCCACGGTTGACGCATTTAAGATCACGCTCGCCGCGGAATCGATCACACAGGACGTGCAAGTCGTCGCGGAAGAGCCTCTCTCCGTCGACCCCGCAGCCAACACCGACACGGTAAAGGTCACCGGCGAGCAGTTGCGGAAAGCGCCCATTTTCGATCAAGATCCCATCGCCACCATGTCCGCGTTTCTCGACGACGCATCCGGTTCGTCCGGAGGTGTCACCATCATCGTGGACGGCGTGCAAGTTAAGAACCTTAACGTTTCCGCCTCTGCCATCCAGGAGATTCACATCAACAATGATCCCTATTCTCTGGAGTATCAACGCCCCGGCAGAGGGCGCATCGAGGTTCTCACCAAGCCCGGCTCAGCACAATTTCATGGCGAATTGAACTTCACCTTTCGTGATGCGGTATTCAACGCGAAAAATCATTTTGCAGTAGTAAAGCCACCGGAATCCCGCCGCATTTATGAAGGGCATTTGTCTGGCCCCGTGGGACATGGAAGGAAGACCAATTTCATTCTCTCCATGTCGCGACAGGAACAAGACACCGCGGCCATCGTCAACGCCATCGGACCCCATGGTGTGATTAACGAGAACGTCTCCACACCAAACCGGCGGCTAACAGCCTCTGGTGGAATCACGCACGACTTCTCGGAGAACAGTCGACTGAACATCCGCTACGCCACACGACTCAACACCAACCAGAACTTCGGTGTCGGAGGCCTGGTGCTCCCAGAGGCTGGCTATAACCGAGCGAACCGCGA contains the following coding sequences:
- a CDS encoding ECF-type sigma factor, translated to MKAVQGEITQLLIKWKDGEPQAFEELMPLVYPHLREVAAAYIRRERTPGLMQATALVHELYLRLLSENRAALEDRVHFYTFSAKVMRLILIDHARGNKAQRRGGGLQHVPLSDDMLWVDVGSPEILQLSIALEELQLVDAYKVQLVELRFFLGCTAEETASLLQVSKATVDRDLRFVKAWLYRRLYPENVTAPVSK
- a CDS encoding serine/threonine protein kinase, with protein sequence MDNSAEWLLRTETIFHEIIGIGEPERSTVLEERCGDDAALLKEIRSLVIAYEAEECYQREAAEAEQPVAGEPHRIGPYAMDKLLGRGGMGAVYLAHRVDGQFQQQVAIKIIDLPLATDLFRDRFRTERQILAGLSHPYIARLLDGGVSPDGELYLAMEYIEGVSITQYCEAHSLNVSQRLALFHKVCEAVQYAHQNLIVHRDLKPDNILVDADGHPHLLDFGTAKILTPLANTERDLTQAGFQTFTPRYASPEQVLGQPITIASDIYSLGVLLYILLTGVPPYELNEFSTEEMVRVICGHEPRRPSAVGTLGKLDADVDSIVLKALRKEPQERYATVDQMAADVQAYLEQRPVQARRGNRSYLVGKFVRRNKLAIGAASLLFASVIAGVAGVAWQSRNANMQRRKAESRSEDLRQLSASLLSELDDAIKELPGSTSAQKLLVTRVLEHLDRMSADGADDQLTQLDVADGYTRIGNLQGNQYDQNIGDAVGGLASLDKAVVITEKLKTLHPNDPAVQHAYGLAEQSRGEVLFGMGRLKESVESLRRASTTFGDLALAPKATSLQMSEAATAYGGLGDVLGQTGRLSLGDSQGARDAYRASLRFQQSALQADPHSARARRSLPISMMKIGNTEFDRDPWVAKEQYQASLQAMENYPAELKKGFAYTRTYGGIARKYAAAQAETGDYAGSIKTIETYRPAMAAYVKADPTDDRALADLNAFMENEAGSYESLMNPLLNPVDANRPEYRAHAIALLEQTDVNYSILMKRNPHDETSKGAQADVQVRLGVLEQANGQRAQGAAKVEQGLGTLHELVQPANAPVFLLDQISTDLLRIKPLSQPDPQAEIQYALRAVALNGQKPIYRLTLAQSYRSVGDVDKAHDAARAGLSLLAPARPGEGTTRTRRLLEAELK
- a CDS encoding choice-of-anchor tandem repeat GloVer-containing protein, with amino-acid sequence MLSARVRPTFHAIVLSIGLLISLFVLSLPAYAQPKLTTLSSNLNDTWEGAIQASDGNFYTTSIITMRVSTPYSCEDNPADTCSYITKIKPDGTATIFHTFHEVDGQNNVDGMSPNPIIEASDGNFYGSALIGGAGGIGTIFKITPAGTFSVIFTFTHAYTNGIETSLPYGGYPGPLVEGSDGFLYGTTQIGGPVGTDYGTIFKVSKTGAMTVLHEFPGSRVGDARNFPDGLLPISLIQGADGNFYGTTLQSPQDSKGNFLGLGTIFSISSTGSFTTLHNLAIDGSEGTQPFGPLTQGPDGSFYGTNKAFGYTGTPDAQLPAPLDTYKTNGNFYKISNTGNFQVLYNFTGQADGRDPSPYLTLGSDGNFYGATRYAGSNTGCAPFSGCGVLFQMQPSGTETVLYSFLGTKDSGIPYGPLVQANDGSFYGTNELGLTGTENYVPGSFFNLALKPALKGPIQITFSPTTVNANQPVTLKWSVSNAYSTTAQQCHASVLGMPAGSGAWSGPQYGAATSSGFGGSATLTPTQEGTYTYVLNCGGTETGTGTLVVGNLLTVQTTSLPSATVGNAYSQALAATGGTPPYTWSQLSGVIPSGLSFDPTTGVVSGTPDQFVDASLSFQVKDSASQPNTANGIVTLSVKSGLIINTISLPKATVGVKYTQALSASGGKAPYSWSLLSGKLPDGIVFSPSSGVFSGTPTTPAAAGFSVQVKDSEGTPAIVSGSVSLDIVPPTLAITTTTVPTAQVGKNYSVVLGTTGGTAPFTWSLTSGTLPKGIALNAASGILSGTPQQFGNATISVKVTDSSTPQMTDSATYPLTVISGLDITDTTVGDGKVGTQYSAGLTPTGGTQPYKWSIINGALPAGLTLNADSGVISGTPTTQQVSTFTIQILDNEGTPAATTKTFNINIAAAALAVSTTTLSSSAVSTAVGQSVTFTATVSATTGVPNGVVTFYNGSTPLGTGNLNNSGVATFTTTFTSAGIFPITAVYAGNGTSTGSTSAVLSETVVAVGISAAFSPDSLTITSGSSGTLTLTLTPTGGYTGTVTFSCGTLPAHVTCSFAPPSVTITSSTTTATDTLTINTASTATTAMLDPTTGHRGSRGSSLLALALLLPCSMFALLRPRTRRLLPRLLMLAVVCCGFVAMTGLSGCGSTSPNASPGTYTVPVTLTLSSASTQTINATIVVK